The DNA window GCCGTTGCAGTGCTCGCTTCCCTGGGACTCGGACTGGTTCTGCTCATGTTCGTGGCGACCACGCCGCCGGCCGTTGAGGCCACTCAGTCGGGTATTTACATAGACAACGGCAAGGACCAGACGATCATGCACCGGGTGCTGAGCGAGGACGACAAGCTGGACGTCTCTTACGAGATCCTCGAGTTCCTGGGCATTGCCGAGCGGCCGACGCACCTGAGCAGCCACCAGTTGTCGCTGCGAAAGTCGGCGCCCAAGTTCCTCCTGGACGTCTACCACCGCATCACGGCCGAGGAAGGTCTCAGCGATCAGGATGAGGACGACTCCTACGAGCGGGGTCATCGAGCCAGGAGAAGCGCCGACCTCgaggatgatgaggatgagcaCCAGCAGAAGAACTTCATCACCGACCTGGACAAGCGGGCCATCGACGAGAGCGATATCATCATGACCTTCCTAAACAAGCGCCACCACAACGTGGACGAACTGCGTCACGAGCACGGCCGGCGCCTGTGGTTCGACGTCTCCAATGTGCCGAACGACAACTACCTGGTGATGGCCGAGCTGCGCATCTACCAGAACGCCAATGAGGGCAAGTGGCTGACCGCCAACAGGGAATTCACCATCACCGTCTACTCAATAGGCACCGGCACGCTCGGCCAGCACACCATGGAGCCGCTGTCCTCGGTGAACACCACCGGCGACTACGTGGGCTGGTTGGAGCTTAACGTGACCGAGGGCCTGCACGAGTGGCTGGTCAAGTCGAAGGACAATCATGGCATCTACATAGGAGCACACGCTGTTAACCGACCGGATCGCGAGGTCAAGCTGGATGACATTGGCTTGATCCACCGCAAGGTGGACGACGAGTTCCAGCCCTTCATGATCGGCTTCTTCCGCGGACCGGAGCTGATCAAGGCGACGGCCCACAGCAGCCATCACAGGAGCAAGCGAAGCGCCAGCCATCCTCGCAAGCGCAAGAAGTCGGTGTCGCCCAACAACGTTCCACTGCTGGAACCAATGGAGAGCACGCGCAGCTGCCAGATGCAGACCCTGTACATAGACTTCAAGGATCTGGGCTGGCACGACTGGATCATCGCCCCAGAGGGCTACGGCGCCTTCTACTGCAGCGGCGAGTGCAATTTCCCGCTCAATGCGCACATGAACGCCACGAACCATGCGATCGTCCAGACACTGGTCCACCTGCTGGAGCCCAAGAAGGTGCCCAAGCCCTGCTGCGCTCCGACCAGGCTGGGAGCACTACCCGTTCTGTACCATCTGAACGACGAGAATGTGAACCTGAAAAAGTATAGAAACATGATTGTGAAATCCTGCGGGTGCCATTGAATTCAATTTACCACTTAGGCTAAGCACTATAAAGCATTTCTGTGTAGATGTCCATCTCTGTACTAATCTcgaatatttttatagaaatataCAGCGCTGTACCTAACTGAAGTTCGTTTCTTCAAGAGTTTCATTTGTGGCTAATTATTAGATTAGAGTATTAAAAGAtacttctttattttctcACATCAATTCATAATTGGGATGCATATTTAGGTCAAAACTGCGATGCTCGCAAAGAAGTGGTGGTTCCATTTCGCTTATGGTTCTTAAAAATACGTATTTTGATAACGATTAGCGTTCATTTAAatggcatacatttaaaattaacattCACTTCACAGCAATAAAAGGCACAATCAAGTCCTACTTGGTCCAGCACGTACGTTCGGATTATTCTTcattatttcaatttgaattagCATAGAACTTATGCCCCAGGCACTTGGCTCTATCGCTTGTGAATCCAGTGGTGTCGgaaggcaaacaaatccaTAATTAAGTTTCCGACACGTTTGTCAATTAGCGCAGACATTAGGCGACCATCAAACACTGGAATCTTCACATTCAACGACACACACGCATCTCTGTAAGGAAAGCACATTAGATGGGAGTATTCTACGCAACCTGAATCGGACTTACAAAATTTCAAACACAGGAATGTTGTTTCGGAAGTATTCCTTCAACACAAATACACCATTAACAGTTTTGGCTCGACTGATGCTGA is part of the Drosophila yakuba strain Tai18E2 chromosome 2R, Prin_Dyak_Tai18E2_2.1, whole genome shotgun sequence genome and encodes:
- the LOC6531907 gene encoding protein 60A, coding for MSGLRNTSEAVAVLASLGLGLVLLMFVATTPPAVEATQSGIYIDNGKDQTIMHRVLSEDDKLDVSYEILEFLGIAERPTHLSSHQLSLRKSAPKFLLDVYHRITAEEGLSDQDEDDSYERGHRARRSADLEDDEDEHQQKNFITDLDKRAIDESDIIMTFLNKRHHNVDELRHEHGRRLWFDVSNVPNDNYLVMAELRIYQNANEGKWLTANREFTITVYSIGTGTLGQHTMEPLSSVNTTGDYVGWLELNVTEGLHEWLVKSKDNHGIYIGAHAVNRPDREVKLDDIGLIHRKVDDEFQPFMIGFFRGPELIKATAHSSHHRSKRSASHPRKRKKSVSPNNVPLLEPMESTRSCQMQTLYIDFKDLGWHDWIIAPEGYGAFYCSGECNFPLNAHMNATNHAIVQTLVHLLEPKKVPKPCCAPTRLGALPVLYHLNDENVNLKKYRNMIVKSCGCH